The nucleotide sequence GACGATCTTGTCGATGTAGATTTTATACTCTGTCTGTGTCATTGCATCAACCTGTTGATATCGTTATAGAGCCCGAGGCTCATCAGCCCGAGCAGGATGCCCCAGCCCGCGATGGTGAGCTTGAAGAGGATCGCTTCGCTCGGGGCGCGCCGCATCACCATCTCGTAGAGGTTGAACATGATGTGGCCGCCGTCGAGGGCCGGGATCGGCAGCAGGTTCAGAACGCCGAGGTTGACCGAAATGAGCGCTGCAAAGAAAAAGACGGCCATCCAGCCGCTCTCGCTGGCGTCGGCGGTGATCTTGACGATGGTGACGACGCCGCCGAGTTCCGAGGTCGGTACGGCACCGGTGATGAGTTTCTCCAGGCTGATGAAAATCAGCTTCGAGGCCTCCCAGGTCTCATCGACGGCGTAACCGACGGCGCCGAGCAGACCGAGATCGAGCGCGTGGGTCTCCCCGGCGGAACCGATGCCGACCATCGGGCGGTAGACGGTCTCGCGGAACATGTTCTGGGTCTCGGTCATTTTCGGCGTGACGGCGATGGTCTCGACCATGCCGTCGCGTTCGATACGCAGCGAGATCGTACGTTCGGCCCGCTTGACGACATTGGACATCTCATCCCAGGTGGTGACGGTTTTACCGTCGATGGCCAGGATGCGGTCGCCCGCTTTCAGCCCCGCCGCGGCGGCCGGCGACGCTTCTACGACGCTGCCGATGACCGGGGAGAGGACCTGCGGCCCGCCGAGGGCGATCAGGAAGTAGAGGACGAAGGCCAGGCCGAAATTGGCCGCGGGGCCTGCCAGCAGGATCGCGATGCGCTGCAGGGGCGTTTTGCTGTTGTAGCTGTCGGGGTCGGGACTCGTCTTGGTCGGGTCGCTGTCGTCCTGCCCTTTCATGCGCACGTAGCCGCCCAGCGGGATCGCCGCGATGCGCCATTCGGTGTTGAAAGCGCGGAAGCTGGCGAGTTTCTTGCCGAAGCCGATGCTGAAGACTTCGACATAGACGCCCAGGCGGCGGGCCACGGCGAAGTGGCCGAGTTCATGGAAAAAGATCAGCGCCGAGAGGACGAGGAGGGAGATAAGCCAGCTCATGCCGCGTGGTGCCTTGCATAGGTGCGCGCGAAGCCGACGACGTATTCGGCCCCGGAGTAGACGGTGAGGACGACGGCGATCCAGAGCAGGATGTCACCGCCGGGCCAGTGCATCAGCAGGAATCCGACGGCGAACATCTGCGCGACCGTCTTGACCTTGCCGGCCCAGGAGGCGGCGATGTCGATCCCCTCGGAGATAGAGACGGTCCGAAGCCCGGTGATGAAGAGTTCCCTGACGATAATAATATAGATGGCCCACGGGGAGGCGGCATCGGTCATCATCAGCCCCAGAAAGGCGGCAAGAATAAGCATCTTGTCCGCCAGGGGGTCGAGGATCTTGCCCGTCATGGTGATCTGGTCGAGCTCTCTGGCGATGTAACCGTCAAAGAAGTCCGTGGCGCTGGCGAGGACGAAAAGGAGCGCCGCGACATAGTAGTTCCAGCTGATATCGATCCCTTGGGCCGTAAAGGCCTCCGGGTTCAGGATGATCCAGAACATCAGCGGCGCGATGACGATGCGCGACAGAGCCAGGGAGTTGGGCAGGTTAAACATTATTTAAAGGTCGTCCCGCCGTCGACGACAATGGTCTGGCCGGTGATCCAGCTTGCCTCTTCCGTACAGAGGAAGTAGACGGCGCCGGCGATATCTTCGGGCTGTCCCATACGGCCGATCGCGGAGCGTCTGACCGTCTCGGCCTTGACCTCTTCGTAGTTGGTGAAGGCTTTGAGGGCATCGGTGTCGATTGGGCCGCCGGAGACGGCGTTGACGCGGATGTTCATCTCGCCCAGCTCCACGGCGGCGTAGCGGCTCATCGCCTCGACGGCAGCCTTGTTCGTGCCGTGGCCGGCATAGTTCTCGATGTAGACGAGGTTCCCGGTACTGGACATCGTGACGACGGCACCGCCGCCGACCTTTTCCATGCGCTTCGCCGCTTCCTGGGTTCCCATGACGAAGGCGTTGACCGTCGCAGTGTAGATGTTGTTCAGGCCGCGGGGCTTGAGGCGCATGAACTTGCCGTAGCCGCCGACGACCGGACGGCCGTAGATCATAGCATTGGAGACAAAAAAGTCAATACGGTCGAAATCCTCGTCGATCTTGAGGAAGAGGGGCTTGAACTCGTCGGGTTCGAGGATGTTCAGTGCATAGGCGCGCGCCTTGATACCGTACTCAGCTTCCCAGGAGGCCGCCAGTTCGTTTGCGACGGCTTCGTTGCTGTTATAGGTAAAGGCGATGTTGACGCCGTTAGCGGCAAACTTCTCGGCGATCGCTTTGCCGATCCCCTTGGTTGCCCCGGTGATGACCAGTGTTTTGCCTTTCATCTCTGACATTTAGTTGACTCCTACGATGGTATAGTTTTTCATGACTTCTTCGATGCGCTTCATATTCGCCGCGGACGGCGGAACGAGCGGCAGGCGGTATTCGAGGGTATCGATAAGCCCGGCGATATACATGGCCGCCTTGATCGGAATGGGGTTGGCCTCGCAGAAGAGGACCTGGTTGATCGGCAGCAGCTGCTCGTTGAGCGCGCGCGCCGTGGCGTAATCGCCTGCGAGCGCGCTGCGGACGAGGGCACTTTTCATATCGGGCAGCAGGTTCGCCGTGACCGAGGTGATTCCCGCACCGCCGGCGGCGAGGATGGGGTAGTCGATGGCGTCGTCGCCGCTGAAGACCTTGAGCTCCGGACGGCGCGAAAGCAGGTCGACGGTGCGCTCCAGGCTCCCGGTGGCCTCTTTGATGCCGAAGATGTTCGGCAGGTCGTCAAAGAGACGGATGACGGTGTCGGCGGAGATGTCGGACATGGTGCGTCCCGGGACGTTGTAAAGCATGAACGGCAGTTCCGGAACGGCTTCGGCGATCGCCTTGTAGTGCTGGTACAGCCCCTCCTGGGAGGGTTTGTTGTAGTAAGGCGCGACGGAGAAGATCGCGTCGACGCCGCAGTCGCGGGCACGGATGGCCGTGGTGATGGCTTCGGCGGTGGCGTTGCTGCCGGCACCGGCGAGGACCTTGGTCTGTGTCCCTTTACAGACGTCGACGGCGATCTCCATACAGCGGATATCTTCATCCGCCGTCAGGGTCGCGCTCTCCCCGGTCGTGCCGACGGGACAGACGGCATCGATCCCGTTGTCGATCTGCCGCTGGATCAGCGCCGCGTAGGTCTGTTCGTCGAGTTTGCCGTTTTTGAACGGGGTGATCAGCGCGGTGCTTGAACCGGTGATAATGTTCATTGGTCTGCCTTTCTCAAAATGATGGTCGTGGAGTGCTTGTCGTCAAAATAGGTCTGTGCCGTCTTCTGGATCTGCTCGGCCGTGAGTGCGGCGATGTTCTCCTCGTAGGTCTCCAGCGGTTTCAGGTCGCCGCGGGCGAGGTAGCCGCCGAAGAGGTCGGCGACGGAGCTGGCGCTCTCCAGGGAGAAGATGAAGTCGGCTCTGGTGTTGATCTTGACCTTCTCGAGCTCGGCCTTGGAGACGGGGTGTGCTTTGATCTGGTCGATCTGCTCGTGCAGCGCCGCTTCAACGTCCTCGGCCTTGATGCCCGGGTTACAGGCCGCCAGGAAGATGAAGACGCCCGGGTCGATGTTCTCCATGTTATAGGCGTAGATCTGGTTGACCAGGCGTTTCTTGTCGACGAGCTCGCTGTAAAGGCGGCTGCTCTTGCCGGAGCTGAGCATCTCGGAGATGGCGGAGAGGGCCGGCTGGTCCGGGTGGCGGAAGTCGGGGATGTGGTAGACGATCGCGATCATCTCCACTTCGCTCTCTTTTTCGATGAAAGCGCGCTTGGCGCCGTCCTGTACCGGCTCTTTCGCCAGGACCTTGGGGATCTCGCGGCTGTTCTTGACGGGACCGAAGTGGGTCTTCGCAAGGGCGAAAACCGTTTCGGGCTCGATATCGCCGGTGACGATCAAAATAGCGTTCTGCGGCTGGTAGTAGGTCGCATGGAAGTTGCGGATATCGTCGATGGTCCAGGTCTGGATGTCGTTCATGAAGCCGATTGGCGTCCAGTGGTAGGGGTGGTAGAGATAGGCGTTGTTGAACAGACGGAAATAGAGGTACCCCAGGGGGTTGTTGTCCGTGCGCCAGCGGCGCTCTTCGGCGACGACATCGCGTTCGGGCTGGAACTCCTCGTCTTTGAGGCTCAGGTTGGCCATCAGCTCCGCGAAAAGGGAGATGGATTTTTCCGCATTCCCCGTGGAGCTTTTGATGAAGTAGTGGGTGTAGTCGAAACCGGTGGAGGCGTTGTTGACGCCGCCGACGCTCTTGACCTCTTCGTCGAACTGGCCCGCTTTGAGATGCTCGGACGATTTGAAATTCATGTGTTCGAGCATGTGCGCGATGCCGCTCTTGCCCATCACTTCGTTGCGGCTTCCCACTTTGTAAAAGACATCGGTCGAGATGACGCCGGTGCCGTTGTGCATAGGGATGACGACGACCTGCATCCCGTTTTCCAGTGTCTGCGTTTCATAAGGCGGCAGTGAATTTGCCATAAGCGTTCCTAAGGTGAAAAATAGTGCGATAACCGTTCTGATCATCGTCTGTCGGCTCCGATAGCCTCGGTGATATTGCTGTAACCGTCGCGCTTCAGCAGGTCGACGAGCCCGCGGTTGATCTCACCGATGAGCTCCGGCCCTTTGAAGATCAGGCCTGAATAGACCTGGACGAGGGAGGCACCCGTTTTGATACGGCGGTAGGCCTCTTCGGCGCTGTCGATCCCCCCGACGGAAATGAGCACCGTTTTACCGAAGAGTTCCTTCGCCACGGCTTCGAAGATCGTGAAACTCTTCTCCTTTAAGACTTTGCCGGAGAGCCCGCCGATCGCTTTGGGGTGGGCGACCAGGGAGTAGTCGACGGTCGTGTTGGTCGCGATGATCCCGTCGGCCCCTTTCTCGACGGCCAGGGTCGCCAGCGCCACGGCCTGTTCCGGGGTCATGTCCGGGGCGATCTTGAGCAGGATCGGTTTGTCGGTGAGCGCTTTGGCCTCGGCGAAGAGCTCGGCGATGAAGGTTTCGTTCTGCAGGTCGCGCAGGCCCGGGGTGTTCGGCGAGGAGATGTTGATGACGAGGTAATCTCCCAGGTCGTGCAGGCCGCGGATGAGCTGGGTGTAGTCGCTGATCGCGTCCTGCTCCGGGGTGACTTTGTTCTTGCCGATGTTGACGCCGATGGGGGTCGTGAAGGGGTAGCGCGCTTTCAGACGCTGCTGCACCTTGTACATCCCCTCGTTGTTGAAGCCCATGGCGTTCTGGATCGTCTCTTCCTCGACGTGGCGGAACATCCGCGGTTTCGGGTTGCCCGGCTGCGGCTGGGGCGTGACGGTGCCGATCTCGGTGTAGCCGAACCCGAGCGCCTGGATGCCGCGGATCATCGTCGCATTCTTGTCGAAGCCCGCCCCCAGGCCGACCGGGTTGGGGAAAGTACGCCCGAAGAGCTCCTGGTTCAGGATCGGGTCGGCGACAAAGTGCTTTTCCAGCCAGCGGTTGAAGAGCGAAGGGCAGACGTTGGCCGTGCGTAGCAGGGTTGCCACGACGTGGTGGGCCGTCTCCGGCTGGAGTTTGAAAAGCCACGGTTTGAGGGATTCGTAAGCGATCATCACGTACCTGTTTTTGGCAGGATTATACTTAATAATGATTTACGGTCAGTTAAAACAGGAAGGTTTGCGCCAGGAACAGGAAGATAAAAAAGCCGAAAACGTCGGTCGTCGTCGTCAGGAAAATCGACGAGGCGAGGGCGGGATCGATGCCCAGCCGGTGCAGTCCCAGGGGGATGAGGGTGCCGGCCGTTCCGGCGATGAGCAGGTTGGAAAGCAGGGCCCCCGCGACGATCGCGCTCAGCCGGATGTCGCCGAACCAGAGGTAGACCACGAGCGCGGCGACGACGGCGATGGAAAGTCCGTTGGCCAGGACGATGAGCGCCTCCCGGCGCACGGCGGCGGAGACCCCCTCGTACTCGATCTCCCCCAGGGCGATCTTGCGGATGGTGACGGTCAGCGCCTGCATCCCGGCATTGCCGCCGAGGGCGGCGATAATGGGCAGCAGGGCGGCCAGGGCGATGTAGGAGGCTATTGTCGCGTCAAAGAGGTTGATGACGGCGGAGGCCGCCAGGATGGCGACGAGGTTGAACAGCAGCCAGATCAGCCGCTGGTGCGCCGCGCGGGAGACCGAACTCTCTTCGGCCTCGTCGTCGACCCCGGCCAGACCGTAGGCCTGGTCCGTTTCGATCTGGCGGATCATGTCGTAGATATCGTCGTACACGATCCGCCCGATCAGCTTGCCTTCGCTGTTGACGACGGCGATGATGTTGAGGTCGTACTCCTCGAAAAGCCGGACGACATCCGCAATTGGCGAGGCGGGACGGATGGAGAGGGGGGCTTTGCGGTCGCCGCGCTGCAGGATCTCCCCGATGGTCGTCGTATCGTCGAAGAGGATCAGGTCGGTGAAGTGCAGGGTCCCGAGCAGCAATCCCTCGACATCGGTGACAAAGAGCTTGATGATCGGTGCGGCCGGTTCGTTCTGGCGGAAAAGGCGGATGAGCGTTTTGACGTCGCCGACCGTGTCTGCCGGGTGGGCGGCCAGGAATTCGCGCTCCATGTAGGCACCGGCCTGGTCCTCTTCGTATTGGGAGAGCTCCAGGACCTCCCGCCGCTCCTCATGGGCCATGAGCGAAAGGATACGCTCGGCCAGTGTCGCATCGAGCTGGCGGATATCCTGGA is from Sulfurimonas sp. HSL-1656 and encodes:
- the rseP gene encoding RIP metalloprotease RseP, whose product is MSWLISLLVLSALIFFHELGHFAVARRLGVYVEVFSIGFGKKLASFRAFNTEWRIAAIPLGGYVRMKGQDDSDPTKTSPDPDSYNSKTPLQRIAILLAGPAANFGLAFVLYFLIALGGPQVLSPVIGSVVEASPAAAAGLKAGDRILAIDGKTVTTWDEMSNVVKRAERTISLRIERDGMVETIAVTPKMTETQNMFRETVYRPMVGIGSAGETHALDLGLLGAVGYAVDETWEASKLIFISLEKLITGAVPTSELGGVVTIVKITADASESGWMAVFFFAALISVNLGVLNLLPIPALDGGHIMFNLYEMVMRRAPSEAILFKLTIAGWGILLGLMSLGLYNDINRLMQ
- the pgsA gene encoding CDP-diacylglycerol--glycerol-3-phosphate 3-phosphatidyltransferase, translating into MFNLPNSLALSRIVIAPLMFWIILNPEAFTAQGIDISWNYYVAALLFVLASATDFFDGYIARELDQITMTGKILDPLADKMLILAAFLGLMMTDAASPWAIYIIIVRELFITGLRTVSISEGIDIAASWAGKVKTVAQMFAVGFLLMHWPGGDILLWIAVVLTVYSGAEYVVGFARTYARHHAA
- a CDS encoding enoyl-ACP reductase, which codes for MSEMKGKTLVITGATKGIGKAIAEKFAANGVNIAFTYNSNEAVANELAASWEAEYGIKARAYALNILEPDEFKPLFLKIDEDFDRIDFFVSNAMIYGRPVVGGYGKFMRLKPRGLNNIYTATVNAFVMGTQEAAKRMEKVGGGAVVTMSSTGNLVYIENYAGHGTNKAAVEAMSRYAAVELGEMNIRVNAVSGGPIDTDALKAFTNYEEVKAETVRRSAIGRMGQPEDIAGAVYFLCTEEASWITGQTIVVDGGTTFK
- the dapA gene encoding 4-hydroxy-tetrahydrodipicolinate synthase — translated: MNIITGSSTALITPFKNGKLDEQTYAALIQRQIDNGIDAVCPVGTTGESATLTADEDIRCMEIAVDVCKGTQTKVLAGAGSNATAEAITTAIRARDCGVDAIFSVAPYYNKPSQEGLYQHYKAIAEAVPELPFMLYNVPGRTMSDISADTVIRLFDDLPNIFGIKEATGSLERTVDLLSRRPELKVFSGDDAIDYPILAAGGAGITSVTANLLPDMKSALVRSALAGDYATARALNEQLLPINQVLFCEANPIPIKAAMYIAGLIDTLEYRLPLVPPSAANMKRIEEVMKNYTIVGVN
- a CDS encoding pitrilysin family protein, whose translation is MANSLPPYETQTLENGMQVVVIPMHNGTGVISTDVFYKVGSRNEVMGKSGIAHMLEHMNFKSSEHLKAGQFDEEVKSVGGVNNASTGFDYTHYFIKSSTGNAEKSISLFAELMANLSLKDEEFQPERDVVAEERRWRTDNNPLGYLYFRLFNNAYLYHPYHWTPIGFMNDIQTWTIDDIRNFHATYYQPQNAILIVTGDIEPETVFALAKTHFGPVKNSREIPKVLAKEPVQDGAKRAFIEKESEVEMIAIVYHIPDFRHPDQPALSAISEMLSSGKSSRLYSELVDKKRLVNQIYAYNMENIDPGVFIFLAACNPGIKAEDVEAALHEQIDQIKAHPVSKAELEKVKINTRADFIFSLESASSVADLFGGYLARGDLKPLETYEENIAALTAEQIQKTAQTYFDDKHSTTIILRKADQ
- a CDS encoding quinone-dependent dihydroorotate dehydrogenase; its protein translation is MIAYESLKPWLFKLQPETAHHVVATLLRTANVCPSLFNRWLEKHFVADPILNQELFGRTFPNPVGLGAGFDKNATMIRGIQALGFGYTEIGTVTPQPQPGNPKPRMFRHVEEETIQNAMGFNNEGMYKVQQRLKARYPFTTPIGVNIGKNKVTPEQDAISDYTQLIRGLHDLGDYLVINISSPNTPGLRDLQNETFIAELFAEAKALTDKPILLKIAPDMTPEQAVALATLAVEKGADGIIATNTTVDYSLVAHPKAIGGLSGKVLKEKSFTIFEAVAKELFGKTVLISVGGIDSAEEAYRRIKTGASLVQVYSGLIFKGPELIGEINRGLVDLLKRDGYSNITEAIGADRR
- the mgtE gene encoding magnesium transporter, producing the protein MKPKIKKHVDRIHAVAGGHERFNPTDMAKSLVKLHAYDIGLFFSNLSKLSHQHLGEVLLELPAEAFAAAAERLPPHRLARAAEAIESDEATDLIQDIRQLDATLAERILSLMAHEERREVLELSQYEEDQAGAYMEREFLAAHPADTVGDVKTLIRLFRQNEPAAPIIKLFVTDVEGLLLGTLHFTDLILFDDTTTIGEILQRGDRKAPLSIRPASPIADVVRLFEEYDLNIIAVVNSEGKLIGRIVYDDIYDMIRQIETDQAYGLAGVDDEAEESSVSRAAHQRLIWLLFNLVAILAASAVINLFDATIASYIALAALLPIIAALGGNAGMQALTVTIRKIALGEIEYEGVSAAVRREALIVLANGLSIAVVAALVVYLWFGDIRLSAIVAGALLSNLLIAGTAGTLIPLGLHRLGIDPALASSIFLTTTTDVFGFFIFLFLAQTFLF